TGTATAGCCTTCCTAATCAGAAACTATGTGATTGGAAGGAAACTCTTGAAAAAGTTACAGATTTAAATCCAACACATATATCAGCATATTCTCTTATATTAGAAGAAGGTACTGAACTGTATAATATGTATGAAAATAATCAATTTGACCTTATAGATGAAAATATAGATATAGAAATGTATGAGTATACAATAAACTATTTAAAATCAAAAGGATACAATCAATATGAAATATCAAATTACTCACAAGAAGGGTATGATTGTAAACATAATATTTTATATTGGGAATGTGAACATTATATAGGTCTTGGAGCAGGAGCTTCTGGTTATATCAATAAGAATAGATATAATAATTTAGAATCTTTAGAGGAGTATCATTTAAGTCTGATTAAAAGAAAGAAGCCAGTACAAGATAGTGAAAATCTTTCTACAAAAGATCTGATAGAGGAAAAGATATTTATGGGTCTTAGAATGAATAAGGGGATAAAGTTTAAAGATTTTGAAAAAAAATTTGAAATAGATTTTAGAGAAAAATACAGTAAGCAGATAGAAATGCTATTAGCTAGAAAGCTTATAAACCAAAGTTTTGAGGGTATACAATTAACTCAAAAGGGAAGAGAAATATCTAATAGTATATTTATAGAATTTATGGAATGATTTTTAAGGTGTTGACAAAATAAATTTATAATGGTATATAATATATATAATCTTTTTAGCACTCGAACTTGGTGAGTGCTAACAGCTAGGAGGTATAATAATATGGAATTAAATGAAAGAAAATTAAATATCCTCAAAGCTATAGTTAAAGATTATATAGAAACAGCTGAAGCTATAGGTTCTAGAACAATATCTAAAAGGCATGATTTAGGTGTTAGTGCTGCAACCATAAGAAATGAAATGGCTGACCTTGAAGAATTAGGATATTTAATTCAGCCACATACTTCTGCGGGCAGAGTTCCATCTGAAAAAGGCTATAAGTTATATGTAAACTCTCTTATGAGTAAAAGTGAATTGGATGATACTGATAAGATTCTCATTGAACAATGTATGAATCATAACATAAATCATATAAAAGAATTAATTCATGAAACGTCTAAGCTATTATCTCAATTAACTAACTACACAACTGTAGCAGTTACTAAGAGTTTAATAAATCAAAGCGTCATAAAGCATATACAGTTGGTTGCTATGAATGACAATAATATTTTACTTATAGTTGTAACAGATAAAGGGGACTTAAAAAAAGCTAACCTTACAACTAATGTATATTTAGATCAATCTAAGTTAAATTTGATTTCTGATAATCTTACAAAGAAGCTCTCAGGAAAAAGTATAACAGATTTAGATGATAATCTGATTGCTTTTATTAAATATGAAATAAGTGAGTATTCAGGGTTTATAGATGAACTTTTAAATGCCTTAAACTCAAATATGGAAGAAGAAGATTTTTCACTATCATTAAATGGAGCCACTAATATATTTAGTTATCCAGAATTTAATGATGTGTTAAAAGCAAAGTCATTTTTAAATATGTTAGAGAGAAAGGAAACAATAGCTGACATAATTAAATCAAAGGGAATACAAAAAGAAAATCTAAATATAATAATTGGCAGTGATAATGATTGTAAATTGGCACAGGATTGTA
This sequence is a window from Clostridioides difficile. Protein-coding genes within it:
- the hemW gene encoding radical SAM family heme chaperone HemW yields the protein MLGLYIHIPFCVKKCKYCDFNSYKMDLDSKKRYIEDLKIEMELYSNKLNRDDKYKNKEDFNLDKNNIITSIFIGGGTPSILTSEEIREVFVSIKEKFNIDKNAEITIECNPGTLTLEKLETMKEVGINRLSIGLQAVQEKHLNFIGRIHSYKEFEKNYMDALSVGFKNINIDLMYSLPNQKLCDWKETLEKVTDLNPTHISAYSLILEEGTELYNMYENNQFDLIDENIDIEMYEYTINYLKSKGYNQYEISNYSQEGYDCKHNILYWECEHYIGLGAGASGYINKNRYNNLESLEEYHLSLIKRKKPVQDSENLSTKDLIEEKIFMGLRMNKGIKFKDFEKKFEIDFREKYSKQIEMLLARKLINQSFEGIQLTQKGREISNSIFIEFME
- the hrcA gene encoding heat-inducible transcriptional repressor HrcA, which translates into the protein MELNERKLNILKAIVKDYIETAEAIGSRTISKRHDLGVSAATIRNEMADLEELGYLIQPHTSAGRVPSEKGYKLYVNSLMSKSELDDTDKILIEQCMNHNINHIKELIHETSKLLSQLTNYTTVAVTKSLINQSVIKHIQLVAMNDNNILLIVVTDKGDLKKANLTTNVYLDQSKLNLISDNLTKKLSGKSITDLDDNLIAFIKYEISEYSGFIDELLNALNSNMEEEDFSLSLNGATNIFSYPEFNDVLKAKSFLNMLERKETIADIIKSKGIQKENLNIIIGSDNDCKLAQDCSIVTATYNVDRDLVGRISFIGPTRMDYARIYSIINYMSLLINRK